In Streptomyces sp. NBC_00878, a single window of DNA contains:
- a CDS encoding TetR/AcrR family transcriptional regulator: MPSSRPRKDAARNRAAVLAAADTLFSECESPEEVTMADIAAAAGVGKGTLFRAFGDRTGLIRALYAARLTPIASDIEEGPPPLGHDAPPLQRVPALLDAVLCFKLDNRHLALALEGTSSDGPYQAEHYERWHTMLQTVLERIPGLTDSDFTAHALLAVTRADLVEHLAGREGVPREEMRRQLATFTAKILGQ; the protein is encoded by the coding sequence TTGCCGTCCAGCCGACCACGCAAGGACGCGGCCCGTAACCGGGCTGCCGTACTCGCGGCCGCCGACACGCTCTTCAGCGAGTGCGAGAGCCCCGAGGAGGTCACCATGGCCGACATCGCGGCGGCGGCCGGCGTCGGCAAGGGAACGCTCTTCCGCGCGTTCGGCGACCGCACCGGACTGATCCGCGCGCTGTACGCGGCGCGACTCACGCCGATCGCGAGCGACATCGAGGAGGGCCCGCCGCCACTGGGGCACGACGCTCCGCCACTTCAGCGCGTACCCGCCCTGCTCGACGCGGTCCTGTGCTTCAAGCTCGACAACCGCCATCTCGCCCTGGCCCTGGAGGGAACGAGCAGTGACGGCCCCTATCAGGCGGAGCACTACGAGCGATGGCACACGATGCTCCAGACCGTCCTGGAGCGGATTCCCGGCCTGACCGACAGCGACTTCACCGCGCACGCGCTGCTCGCCGTCACCCGAGCCGACCTCGTCGAACACCTCGCCGGCCGGGAGGGCGTGCCCCGAGAGGAGATGCGGAGGCAACTGGCGACCTTCACCGCCAAGATCCTCGGTCAATAG
- a CDS encoding nuclear transport factor 2 family protein — protein sequence MVTSSGLSHSLKSVSAAASTAARLRAASLRGRLDGKEAIAAYMRHYPDHVDVHDFPDVRIHQTVDPEVIVVEMRGVGRLVETGSPFDVTYIAVVTVQEGLITSYRDYWNPLAVQQPGFDVTASGTR from the coding sequence ATGGTGACCTCCTCGGGGCTCTCGCACTCGCTGAAGAGCGTGTCGGCGGCCGCGAGTACGGCAGCCCGGTTACGGGCCGCGTCCTTGCGTGGTCGGCTGGACGGCAAGGAGGCCATCGCCGCCTATATGCGCCACTATCCCGACCACGTCGACGTGCACGACTTCCCCGACGTACGGATTCACCAGACCGTCGACCCCGAGGTCATCGTGGTCGAGATGCGAGGGGTGGGCCGCCTCGTGGAGACCGGCAGCCCCTTTGACGTGACCTACATCGCCGTCGTGACCGTCCAGGAGGGTCTCATCACCTCCTACCGCGACTACTGGAACCCCCTCGCAGTCCAGCAACCCGGCTTCGACGTCACCGCGAGCGGCACCCGATGA
- a CDS encoding SDR family oxidoreductase, with protein MDSAYGPWGIVAGGSDGVGVAFAHGMAARGINVVLVARRVPVLEAAADEIRARHGVEVRTVGLDLSAAGALAELEQLTSDLEVGLLVYNAGADTRSAAFLDKDLDTHLELVHRNCTAVLEAAYRFGPPMVARGRGAVVLVTSGAAWAGGATLATYGASKAFDLILAESLWAEWRSSGVDVLGLVLGRTDTPSHRRMREADGESYGGELADPGEVAEEALAHLADGPTWIHGSENPTGGSPFGALSRRDAVLAMSRGASANKEASAKR; from the coding sequence GTGGACAGCGCATACGGCCCCTGGGGCATCGTCGCGGGCGGGTCCGACGGAGTCGGTGTCGCGTTCGCGCACGGGATGGCCGCCCGGGGCATCAACGTCGTACTGGTCGCGCGACGGGTCCCCGTACTGGAGGCGGCCGCGGACGAGATCCGGGCCCGGCACGGTGTCGAGGTCCGTACGGTCGGGCTCGACCTCAGTGCCGCGGGCGCCCTGGCGGAACTCGAACAACTCACCTCGGACCTGGAGGTCGGACTCCTCGTCTACAACGCCGGTGCCGACACCCGCAGTGCCGCGTTCCTCGACAAGGACCTCGATACCCACCTGGAGTTGGTCCACCGGAACTGCACCGCCGTCCTGGAAGCGGCCTACCGGTTCGGCCCCCCGATGGTGGCGCGGGGGCGAGGGGCCGTGGTGCTGGTGACCTCGGGCGCGGCCTGGGCCGGTGGGGCCACGCTCGCGACCTACGGCGCCAGCAAGGCGTTCGATCTCATCCTCGCCGAAAGCCTGTGGGCGGAGTGGCGGAGCAGTGGCGTGGACGTCCTGGGGCTCGTGCTCGGCAGGACCGACACCCCTTCCCACCGCCGGATGCGCGAGGCCGACGGCGAGTCGTACGGCGGTGAGCTCGCCGACCCCGGCGAGGTCGCGGAGGAGGCGCTCGCCCACCTCGCAGACGGCCCCACCTGGATCCACGGCAGTGAGAACCCGACCGGTGGTTCGCCGTTCGGCGCGCTGAGCCGCCGCGACGCCGTACTCGCCATGAGCCGGGGCGCGTCGGCGAACAAGGAGGCGAGCGCCAAGCGCTGA
- a CDS encoding zinc-binding dehydrogenase — MDHPEAGADDDSGMSTYDQDVDIVMGHEYCAEVVDHGPGTERRIPVGTRVSSLPVLSTAAGRRIIGQNPESPGGFGEYLLLTEAIARVVVSDLPSEVVCVADAISVGWSTASRAQVTAKEVPLVIGCGAVALSVIAQLKRLGAGPVVAADFVASRRGTALAMGADVVIDPAAISPYRAWRDVARAPAEPTKDMMATMSGLPGCVVFECVGVPGVLDSIIKGCERGTRIFSVGGPPEGDHLHTLTAKRKGLNIQFGGGPSMDHWDEAFQAGCSGSLDVGPMLGRTVGLDEVPDALDAARDADGPARIIVVP, encoded by the coding sequence ATGGATCATCCGGAGGCGGGCGCCGACGATGACAGCGGGATGTCGACGTACGACCAGGATGTCGACATCGTCATGGGCCACGAGTACTGCGCCGAGGTCGTCGACCACGGCCCCGGCACCGAGCGCCGTATCCCCGTCGGTACGCGGGTGAGTTCGCTGCCGGTGCTGTCCACCGCCGCCGGCCGCAGGATCATCGGGCAGAATCCGGAGTCGCCCGGCGGGTTCGGCGAGTACCTGCTGCTGACCGAGGCCATTGCCCGGGTCGTGGTCTCCGACCTCCCCAGTGAGGTCGTCTGTGTCGCCGACGCGATCTCGGTGGGCTGGTCGACCGCGTCACGCGCCCAGGTCACGGCCAAGGAGGTGCCGTTGGTCATCGGCTGCGGCGCGGTCGCCCTGTCGGTGATCGCGCAGCTCAAGCGTCTTGGGGCGGGACCCGTCGTGGCGGCCGACTTCGTGGCCTCGCGACGCGGGACGGCACTGGCCATGGGGGCCGACGTGGTCATCGACCCGGCCGCGATCTCGCCGTACCGGGCATGGCGTGACGTGGCCCGCGCACCGGCCGAGCCGACGAAGGACATGATGGCGACGATGTCCGGCCTGCCGGGGTGCGTCGTGTTCGAGTGCGTCGGTGTCCCGGGCGTCCTCGACTCGATCATCAAGGGATGCGAGCGCGGTACTCGGATCTTCTCCGTGGGCGGTCCGCCGGAGGGGGACCACCTGCACACCCTGACCGCCAAGCGGAAGGGTCTCAACATCCAGTTCGGCGGCGGCCCGTCGATGGACCACTGGGACGAGGCGTTCCAGGCGGGCTGCTCCGGCAGCCTCGACGTCGGGCCGATGCTCGGCAGAACCGTCGGGCTCGACGAGGTGCCCGACGCGCTCGATGCCGCACGGGACGCGGACGGGCCGGCCCGCATCATCGTCGTGCCCTGA
- a CDS encoding NAD(P)H-binding protein — translation MTVPSTTVPSVTITGTTLVIGASGTTGSRTAAQLIAAGHRVKAAGRRATPVPGAEAVRFDWGDPATHADALDGVDRVYLIPPVGDSDPAAVMLPFLRRARATDVHRAVLLSSSAIPEGGPAVGAVHQALPGLFDEWAVLRPSWFMQNFTGAHAHADSIRTDGTILTAAGAGRVGFVDADDIAAVAVRALTDDRAPNAELILTGPEALAYDDIAAIVTEVTGRPVVHHSLAHEQLRDRLAAFIPLEFATMLADMDRSIAGGAEDRTTGTVQRLTGRPPHSFRAVAEREWKLNGR, via the coding sequence ATGACCGTTCCCAGCACCACCGTCCCCAGCGTCACCATCACCGGCACCACTCTCGTCATCGGCGCGAGCGGCACCACCGGCAGCCGTACCGCCGCGCAGCTGATCGCCGCCGGTCACCGGGTCAAGGCCGCCGGCCGTCGCGCCACCCCGGTACCGGGCGCGGAAGCGGTCCGATTCGACTGGGGCGACCCCGCCACCCATGCCGACGCCCTCGACGGAGTCGACCGCGTCTACCTCATCCCGCCCGTGGGCGACTCCGACCCCGCCGCGGTCATGCTGCCCTTTCTCCGGCGGGCTCGTGCCACCGACGTGCACCGCGCGGTGCTTCTCAGCTCCTCCGCCATCCCCGAGGGCGGCCCGGCGGTAGGGGCCGTGCACCAGGCCCTGCCCGGTCTGTTCGACGAGTGGGCGGTGCTGCGGCCCTCCTGGTTCATGCAGAACTTCACCGGCGCGCACGCCCACGCCGACAGCATCCGTACGGACGGCACCATCCTGACGGCGGCCGGGGCCGGCCGTGTCGGCTTCGTCGACGCCGATGACATCGCCGCCGTCGCCGTGCGCGCCCTCACCGACGACCGCGCGCCCAATGCCGAACTGATCCTGACGGGGCCGGAGGCACTCGCCTACGACGACATCGCGGCGATCGTCACGGAAGTCACCGGCCGGCCCGTGGTCCACCATTCCTTGGCGCACGAACAACTGCGTGACCGCCTCGCGGCGTTCATTCCGCTGGAGTTCGCCACGATGCTGGCCGACATGGACCGTTCCATCGCCGGGGGAGCCGAGGACCGCACCACCGGCACCGTCCAGCGCCTCACCGGCCGCCCGCCGCACAGCTTCCGGGCGGTGGCCGAACGGGAGTGGAAACTCAATGGACGGTAG
- a CDS encoding TetR/AcrR family transcriptional regulator, translating to MTETRRSPGRPRDTSIDERALAATRELLVRRGFEATTIQAVAQHSGVHASAIYRRWPSRIELIEEATFPGLNPLSVRPTGDLRRDVRRFIRVYLAAFNAPAARAAAVGLLAHHHTSRRPRPPELDLRVSARPQFQDILRAAPPGCVDPAVDPDDVFDMLLGAVLARTLLSAVTTRQRPVERTVEMVLRLLRPLDGGETAKPGA from the coding sequence ATGACCGAGACCCGCCGCAGTCCGGGGCGCCCTCGCGACACGAGCATCGACGAGCGGGCCCTCGCGGCGACGCGTGAACTGCTCGTCCGGCGCGGCTTCGAGGCCACGACGATCCAGGCCGTCGCGCAGCACTCCGGCGTGCACGCGTCCGCCATCTACCGTCGCTGGCCGTCACGGATCGAACTGATCGAGGAAGCCACGTTCCCGGGACTGAACCCACTGAGCGTCCGGCCGACGGGGGATCTCCGTCGCGATGTACGCCGATTCATCCGCGTCTATCTGGCGGCCTTCAACGCGCCCGCGGCGCGGGCTGCCGCGGTCGGCCTCCTGGCTCACCACCACACGTCGCGGCGTCCCCGTCCACCGGAGTTGGATCTGCGTGTGTCGGCACGGCCGCAGTTCCAGGACATCCTGCGCGCCGCGCCGCCCGGCTGCGTCGACCCCGCCGTGGACCCGGACGACGTCTTCGACATGCTCCTGGGTGCCGTGCTAGCGCGTACCCTCCTGTCCGCCGTCACGACACGACAGCGCCCCGTGGAGCGCACCGTCGAGATGGTGCTCCGGCTGCTCCGGCCACTCGACGGCGGTGAAACCGCGAAGCCGGGCGCCTGA